In one Chitinophaga sancti genomic region, the following are encoded:
- a CDS encoding PIN domain-containing protein produces the protein MKEIIYVDTSVFGGCFDKEFMEDSLKLMEEFKRGSKKMMYSNLVSEELKAARNEVRNQPLQVPLMHCVWTKAPFKARLLANRYIAEGILGYDSEVDAMHIATATLQNADVVASWNFKHMANESRIQRFNKINTNMGLRTIKIKTPHAILNP, from the coding sequence GTGAAGGAAATAATTTATGTAGACACCTCTGTATTTGGGGGATGTTTTGACAAAGAGTTTATGGAAGACAGCTTAAAATTGATGGAGGAATTTAAGCGGGGAAGTAAAAAGATGATGTATTCCAATCTTGTATCTGAAGAACTAAAAGCCGCCAGAAATGAAGTAAGAAATCAGCCTCTCCAGGTTCCATTGATGCATTGTGTTTGGACAAAGGCACCTTTTAAAGCGCGCCTACTTGCAAACAGGTATATAGCAGAAGGTATTTTAGGTTATGACAGCGAGGTAGACGCCATGCATATTGCCACTGCTACTTTGCAAAACGCAGATGTAGTAGCTAGTTGGAATTTTAAGCATATGGCCAATGAAAGCAGGATTCAACGTTTTAATAAAATCAATACAAATATGGGGTTAAGAACAATAAAAATCAAAACGCCCCATGCCATTTTAAATCCATAA
- the fabV gene encoding enoyl-ACP reductase FabV, whose product MIIEPKMRGFICLTAHPAGCAENVKRQISYVESQKLPNGPKKVLVIGASTGFGLSSRITAAFGAGAATIGVFFEKEPLEGKTASAGYYNTVAFHEEASHAGLYAKSINGDAFSKEVKQETIDLIKQDLGTVDLVIYSLASPVRKHPETGVLHRSVLKPIDQSYQNKTVDFHTGIVTDVSIEPATGDDIPNTIAVMGGEDWQLWLEALRGAGVLAPNVITVAYSYIGPELTNPVYRHGTIGRAKDHLEATAARITEQLKDLNGSAFVSVNKALVTQSSSAIPVVPLYISLLYKVMKEKNIHEGTIEQMSRLFHDHLYAAQPAAKDAQGRIRIDDWELREDVQAAVAELWKGVSTETISQIGDLKGYKDDFLNLFGFSVPGIDYTKEVDEMAIIK is encoded by the coding sequence ATGATCATAGAACCAAAAATGCGTGGCTTTATTTGCCTGACAGCTCACCCTGCTGGCTGTGCTGAGAACGTAAAAAGACAAATAAGCTATGTCGAATCGCAAAAACTCCCGAACGGACCCAAAAAAGTACTGGTAATCGGCGCTTCCACCGGTTTCGGCCTCTCCTCCAGAATAACTGCTGCTTTTGGCGCCGGAGCCGCCACTATCGGGGTATTTTTCGAAAAAGAACCCCTGGAAGGCAAAACTGCTTCAGCAGGTTATTACAACACCGTCGCCTTCCACGAGGAAGCTAGCCACGCAGGCTTATACGCTAAAAGTATCAATGGCGACGCCTTCTCAAAAGAAGTAAAGCAGGAAACCATCGACCTGATTAAACAAGACCTCGGCACCGTTGACCTGGTTATCTATAGCCTGGCATCCCCGGTACGTAAACATCCTGAAACCGGGGTTTTGCACCGCTCCGTATTAAAACCTATTGATCAAAGCTATCAGAACAAGACCGTTGACTTCCATACCGGCATCGTTACAGACGTGTCTATCGAACCAGCGACAGGTGATGATATTCCTAATACCATCGCTGTAATGGGCGGGGAAGACTGGCAACTGTGGTTAGAAGCCTTGCGGGGCGCCGGCGTACTGGCACCAAACGTGATAACCGTTGCTTATTCCTATATCGGTCCTGAACTGACCAACCCGGTTTACCGCCATGGTACCATCGGTAGGGCAAAAGATCACCTGGAAGCAACCGCAGCCAGGATCACCGAACAGCTGAAAGACCTGAATGGCAGTGCTTTCGTATCTGTGAACAAGGCCCTGGTAACACAGTCCAGTTCTGCGATTCCGGTAGTACCGCTGTACATTTCCCTCTTGTACAAGGTGATGAAAGAGAAGAATATCCATGAAGGTACCATTGAGCAGATGTCCCGTTTGTTCCATGATCACCTGTATGCGGCACAACCGGCAGCAAAAGATGCGCAGGGTCGTATCCGTATCGATGACTGGGAACTACGTGAGGATGTACAGGCAGCAGTGGCAGAGCTGTGGAAAGGGGTGTCTACTGAGACCATTTCCCAGATCGGTGACCTGAAAGGGTATAAGGATGACTTCCTGAACCTGTTCGGCTTTAGCGTACCTGGTATCGATTATACCAAAGAGGTAGATGAGATGGCAATTATCAAATAA
- a CDS encoding alpha/beta hydrolase — protein MEILAQVQDALDFIHSVDVSHIDDQLLARRAFYDSLAPLAGQVEAVWQVDDTMTDTQIKLRIYRPADTPILPAVVFFHGGGFNSGSLVSHDRPLRQLANSSGVIIIAVDYRLAPEYPFPGGLNDCMAATRWVFDHATELGIEPLRIGVAGDSAGGTLATAVGGKIPGLKCQVLIYPAIDPALDTGSWKAFANGPVITLERMRKIWAEYAAGNKQAAPVFEKDLSGMPDTFVIMGEYDPLVDEGKAYAEKLRQGYVQVTEKVYPKMIHGFFQMGGVMAQGQAVIKEIAGYLRYKLELIS, from the coding sequence ATGGAGATCTTAGCTCAGGTACAGGATGCCCTGGACTTTATTCATTCGGTGGATGTGTCGCATATTGACGATCAGTTACTGGCAAGGAGGGCGTTTTATGATAGCCTGGCACCCCTGGCAGGGCAGGTTGAAGCGGTTTGGCAGGTAGATGATACAATGACCGATACACAAATAAAACTACGCATATACCGGCCTGCTGATACCCCCATTCTGCCGGCAGTGGTCTTTTTTCATGGGGGTGGATTCAATTCCGGCAGCCTGGTTTCCCACGATCGACCTTTGCGGCAACTGGCTAATTCATCCGGGGTAATTATTATTGCTGTGGATTACAGGTTGGCTCCTGAATACCCCTTTCCTGGCGGATTGAATGATTGTATGGCGGCGACCAGGTGGGTGTTTGATCATGCGACTGAATTGGGGATTGAGCCTTTACGCATTGGCGTGGCAGGAGATAGTGCAGGGGGGACCCTGGCGACAGCGGTTGGGGGGAAAATACCAGGTCTGAAGTGCCAGGTATTGATCTACCCGGCTATTGATCCTGCGCTGGATACAGGCTCCTGGAAAGCCTTTGCAAACGGACCAGTGATAACATTGGAACGGATGAGAAAAATATGGGCGGAGTATGCTGCTGGCAATAAACAGGCTGCCCCGGTATTTGAAAAAGATCTTTCAGGGATGCCCGATACATTTGTGATAATGGGGGAGTATGATCCGCTGGTGGATGAAGGGAAAGCTTATGCGGAGAAATTAAGACAAGGCTATGTGCAGGTAACGGAAAAAGTATATCCGAAAATGATTCATGGATTTTTCCAGATGGGAGGAGTGATGGCGCAAGGGCAGGCTGTGATCAAAGAAATAGCCGGTTATCTAAGATATAAATTAGAACTCATTTCATAA
- a CDS encoding NAD(P)-dependent alcohol dehydrogenase — translation MRKIIYKQFGGTEVLEMVEAAMPAGEIIVKVKAVSVNPLDWKLWQGEMTMMGGKKFPKELGIDFAGVVFKGNAQYKEGDAVFGLATIFKGGAMAEFVDVNAADIALKPEGLSFEEAACLPVAGGAAWQIVEEIGKVKAGMEVLVNGAAGGIGPFLVQMAKRKGAMVTAVVGAVGMEMVRELGSDVVLDYRSSDVEKIASRFDLVVDLAGKMRFAGARGMLKAKGVYVNTSPGVLDILGSFVSGRYKVLLLKPTAEKLKALAKSGLKVVIGKRYAWEDFRKGYEEVKRGGIVGKAVFVL, via the coding sequence ATGAGAAAGATAATATATAAACAATTTGGCGGTACGGAAGTATTGGAGATGGTGGAGGCGGCGATGCCGGCGGGAGAGATCATTGTAAAAGTGAAGGCAGTTTCAGTGAACCCATTGGATTGGAAATTGTGGCAGGGAGAAATGACGATGATGGGTGGTAAGAAGTTTCCAAAAGAGCTGGGAATCGATTTTGCCGGGGTGGTTTTTAAGGGAAATGCGCAGTATAAGGAAGGCGATGCAGTGTTTGGCCTGGCGACGATTTTTAAGGGTGGAGCGATGGCAGAATTTGTGGATGTAAATGCAGCGGATATCGCCTTGAAGCCGGAGGGTCTATCATTTGAGGAGGCAGCGTGTTTGCCGGTGGCAGGTGGGGCAGCATGGCAGATAGTGGAAGAGATTGGGAAGGTAAAGGCAGGGATGGAAGTGTTAGTGAATGGTGCGGCAGGGGGAATCGGGCCTTTTTTGGTGCAGATGGCGAAAAGGAAGGGGGCGATGGTGACGGCTGTGGTTGGAGCGGTTGGAATGGAAATGGTGAGGGAGTTGGGTAGTGACGTGGTGTTAGATTATAGATCTTCGGATGTAGAGAAAATAGCGAGCAGGTTTGATTTGGTGGTGGACCTGGCGGGGAAAATGAGGTTTGCTGGGGCCAGGGGAATGTTGAAGGCGAAGGGGGTGTACGTGAATACCTCGCCTGGGGTCCTGGATATCCTTGGGAGTTTTGTTTCAGGAAGGTACAAGGTGTTGTTGCTGAAGCCAACGGCAGAGAAGTTGAAGGCTCTGGCGAAAAGTGGGTTGAAGGTGGTGATTGGGAAGAGGTATGCATGGGAGGATTTTAGAAAGGGTTATGAGGAGGTGAAGAGAGGGGGAATTGTTGGGAAGGCGGTGTTTGTATTGTAG
- a CDS encoding alkene reductase — protein MNKLLMPYHKGALQLKNHLVMAPMTRSRAINNLPNELMAAYYAQRSGAGLIITEGTAPSPDALGYSRIPGIFSKEQTNAWKEITAAVHAGGSRIFLQLMHTGRIGHPANLPAGARLVGPSTIKAEGEIWTDTLGQQPYPTPEMLKTAEIPSLIAEFVNAAKNAVEAGFDGVELHGANGYLVEQFLNPHVNNRNDEWGGSIANRAKLAISIVSAMAAAIGAEKIGIRFSPYSTLGDLPAYGEQVVHDTYALLAKEMNKLNIAYVHVGVSAAIPARTLDAIRAGFEGTIILCNGLTPETAEAALQAGFADLVAFGRAFLANPDLEKRIAEGAALNQPDYNTLYTPGPVGYTDYASL, from the coding sequence ATGAACAAATTGCTGATGCCTTATCATAAAGGCGCTTTACAATTGAAGAATCACCTGGTCATGGCTCCTATGACCCGTAGCCGGGCTATCAATAATTTACCCAATGAACTGATGGCGGCGTATTATGCGCAGCGAAGCGGTGCGGGATTGATCATTACCGAAGGCACTGCACCATCACCCGATGCACTGGGTTATTCCAGGATTCCGGGTATATTTTCCAAAGAACAAACAAATGCGTGGAAGGAGATCACTGCCGCAGTACATGCCGGCGGTAGCAGGATCTTTTTGCAACTGATGCATACCGGGCGTATTGGCCATCCGGCGAACCTGCCTGCGGGAGCGCGTTTGGTAGGACCATCAACGATTAAAGCAGAGGGCGAGATCTGGACGGACACCCTGGGGCAACAACCTTATCCCACACCTGAAATGCTGAAAACAGCAGAGATCCCATCACTCATTGCTGAATTTGTGAACGCAGCAAAGAATGCGGTGGAAGCAGGTTTCGACGGGGTGGAACTGCATGGCGCAAATGGATACCTGGTAGAACAGTTTTTAAATCCGCATGTCAATAACAGGAATGATGAATGGGGAGGTAGCATCGCAAACAGGGCAAAACTCGCGATCAGCATTGTATCGGCAATGGCCGCTGCGATTGGTGCGGAGAAGATAGGCATACGTTTCTCACCTTATTCAACACTGGGCGATTTGCCTGCTTACGGGGAGCAGGTGGTGCATGATACCTACGCTTTGCTGGCGAAGGAAATGAACAAACTGAATATTGCGTATGTGCATGTAGGCGTGTCCGCAGCGATACCAGCACGGACCCTGGATGCGATCAGAGCGGGATTTGAAGGCACGATCATTCTTTGCAACGGGCTTACACCAGAGACTGCGGAGGCAGCGTTGCAGGCAGGTTTTGCGGACCTGGTAGCGTTTGGACGGGCTTTTTTGGCAAACCCGGATCTGGAAAAAAGAATTGCGGAAGGAGCTGCATTAAATCAACCTGATTATAATACACTTTATACACCTGGTCCGGTGGGTTATACGGATTATGCAAGCTTATGA
- a CDS encoding helix-turn-helix transcriptional regulator — MYFEFVPNPQFDFLASFANKFDLPLEGDRLVLPPVMGNGSIRRIALSPGLKLIVHHYRLKQDFVLNRIGIDGPNDLVSVIFHSNEDGASVNTGGTADPLSRSSAFAIQIASTDLNSQIRFPANTDIYFMVVGIMKDTLKELLMIKNPNPVVQTILNAAPGFLYYESMTVEIHKLLKQVTDAREDNDLGNFYQRVKVQELLYLVFEKLQKREAINHNIIHKDDAEKLSLIRTAILADLSVPPSLPELAKMAGFGETKMKDLFKQVFGDTIYNYYLQARMEEAAFLLKHGGLSVSETGYQLGFANLSHFGRLFEKYHGVKPKKYASGG, encoded by the coding sequence ATGTATTTTGAATTCGTACCCAACCCTCAGTTTGACTTCCTGGCAAGCTTTGCCAACAAGTTCGACCTCCCGCTTGAAGGAGACCGCCTGGTCCTTCCTCCTGTAATGGGTAACGGCAGTATCCGTCGCATCGCCTTATCTCCCGGACTGAAACTCATTGTACATCATTACCGCTTAAAACAGGACTTCGTTCTCAACCGGATAGGCATTGACGGACCTAATGACCTTGTCAGCGTGATCTTCCACAGCAATGAAGATGGGGCCAGTGTGAATACCGGTGGTACTGCAGATCCCCTATCACGCAGCAGCGCATTCGCAATACAAATCGCCTCTACAGATCTCAATTCCCAGATCCGTTTTCCAGCTAATACAGATATATATTTCATGGTAGTGGGCATCATGAAAGACACCCTGAAAGAACTACTCATGATTAAAAACCCGAATCCTGTCGTACAGACCATACTGAATGCGGCACCTGGATTTCTGTATTATGAAAGCATGACAGTGGAAATTCATAAGCTCCTGAAACAGGTGACAGATGCGCGTGAAGATAATGACCTGGGGAATTTTTATCAGCGGGTAAAGGTGCAGGAATTATTATACCTGGTATTTGAGAAACTGCAAAAACGGGAAGCTATCAATCATAATATTATCCATAAGGACGATGCAGAAAAGTTATCATTGATCAGAACGGCAATACTGGCAGATTTATCTGTGCCTCCAAGTCTGCCGGAACTGGCAAAAATGGCGGGCTTCGGAGAAACGAAGATGAAGGACCTGTTTAAACAGGTATTTGGAGATACGATCTATAACTATTACCTGCAGGCAAGGATGGAAGAAGCGGCGTTTTTGCTGAAACATGGGGGCTTATCTGTATCTGAGACCGGTTACCAGCTGGGCTTTGCGAATCTTAGTCATTTTGGTCGTCTCTTTGAAAAATACCATGGTGTGAAGCCTAAAAAATATGCAAGCGGCGGATAA
- a CDS encoding PDDEXK nuclease domain-containing protein, giving the protein MNEVQPGYIEFITRLKRVIHDARLQTIQTVNQQLLILYWQIGNKILQMQNKEGWGTKVIDRISNDLKREFSDMKGLSSRNLKYMRAFAETYPEFQKSLLIDNQYIVDDESIVQAPLAQLTWYHHITLLDKVKDSEERIFYIYQTAQHGWSRNILVHHIESNLYHRQGKAINNFTHTLPSAQSDLAREIIRDPYKFDFLTMGERYHEKNLEDALITHITKFLLELGAGFSFVGRQYKIEMGNQDFYIDLLFYHLKLRCFVVIELKTGSFIPEYASKLNFYLNVVDDKLRHTSDHVTIGILICKERNKIIAEYALRGINNPIGIAEYELTQSIPDNLKGDLPSIEELERELER; this is encoded by the coding sequence ATGAATGAAGTTCAGCCTGGCTACATAGAATTTATCACGAGACTAAAAAGGGTAATTCATGATGCAAGATTGCAAACAATTCAAACAGTAAATCAACAATTACTAATTCTATATTGGCAAATTGGAAACAAGATTCTACAAATGCAAAATAAAGAAGGATGGGGTACCAAAGTAATAGATAGAATCAGCAATGACCTGAAAAGAGAATTCTCTGATATGAAGGGGCTTTCCTCTCGTAATCTCAAATATATGAGAGCATTTGCAGAGACCTATCCGGAATTTCAAAAATCATTATTAATTGATAATCAATATATTGTTGACGATGAGTCAATTGTGCAAGCACCACTTGCACAATTGACCTGGTACCATCATATTACCTTACTAGACAAGGTAAAAGATTCAGAAGAACGTATCTTCTATATTTACCAAACTGCCCAGCATGGTTGGAGCCGCAATATACTCGTGCATCACATAGAAAGTAATTTATATCATAGACAAGGGAAGGCTATAAATAACTTCACCCACACTTTACCGTCAGCCCAAAGTGATTTAGCCAGGGAAATCATAAGAGATCCGTACAAGTTTGATTTTTTGACTATGGGTGAAAGGTACCATGAAAAAAATTTAGAAGATGCATTGATAACTCATATCACAAAATTCTTACTAGAATTAGGCGCAGGTTTCAGCTTCGTAGGACGTCAGTATAAGATAGAGATGGGAAATCAGGATTTCTATATTGATTTATTATTCTACCATCTTAAGTTAAGATGTTTTGTGGTTATAGAATTAAAAACGGGATCTTTCATACCTGAATATGCAAGCAAACTAAACTTTTACTTAAACGTTGTAGATGACAAACTTCGACATACCTCTGATCATGTCACGATAGGAATATTGATATGTAAAGAACGAAATAAGATCATAGCAGAATATGCACTTCGCGGAATTAATAATCCCATAGGGATAGCGGAATATGAATTAACCCAATCCATACCTGATAATCTAAAAGGCGATTTGCCGTCAATTGAGGAGCTAGAAAGAGAATTGGAAAGGTAA
- a CDS encoding HD domain-containing protein yields the protein MENAILLMKIESYVRNLFAIHQQSYLYYHNLSHTERVAEHTAIMSAYYQLGEGDHFILMTAAWFHDTGHLFGEMEKHEERSTEVMMKFLGETLPAHIIEKIQVCIMATKMPVHPMNLLEMILCDADTWHLGTKEFWREDARVWQELEARKGRKFENKVAMSLKFMQQHQFYTTYCLKELSRGKEKNEALLIGK from the coding sequence ATGGAAAATGCAATATTGCTGATGAAAATTGAATCTTACGTACGGAACTTATTTGCCATTCATCAGCAAAGTTATTTATACTATCATAACCTATCACATACAGAGAGGGTGGCGGAGCACACAGCGATTATGTCTGCATATTATCAACTGGGTGAAGGCGATCATTTTATCCTGATGACGGCAGCATGGTTTCATGATACAGGGCATTTATTCGGGGAGATGGAAAAGCATGAGGAGCGAAGTACAGAGGTGATGATGAAGTTCCTGGGGGAGACCTTGCCTGCGCATATTATTGAGAAAATACAGGTATGTATTATGGCTACAAAAATGCCGGTGCACCCCATGAATTTATTGGAAATGATACTTTGTGATGCAGATACCTGGCATTTGGGAACGAAGGAGTTCTGGCGGGAGGATGCGCGGGTGTGGCAGGAACTGGAGGCAAGAAAAGGGCGGAAGTTTGAGAATAAAGTGGCGATGAGTTTGAAGTTTATGCAGCAACACCAGTTTTATACGACTTATTGTTTGAAGGAGTTATCGCGGGGGAAGGAAAAAAATGAAGCGCTGTTGATAGGGAAATGA